From the genome of Desulfobaculum xiamenense, one region includes:
- a CDS encoding DUF4055 domain-containing protein → MTSIEQKHPVANPLQEHEDYVVRLRLPVALMGGTQAMRDADRAFLPQEPAESAAAYRARRDRTVLHNAYRRTVAYLTGQVFARDVVLGEDVPEAAVEFAENVDNAGNALSIFAEEVFRAGVDHGVAHILVDMPPAPRDAQGRTRELTRAEEREQRRRPYWVLVRGEHVIGWRSEVEGGRSRLTQVRIRESVSEPDGEYGVRRVERIRLLEPGRYELWEKRKGKGGDETWARIEEGVTTLDEIPLVTFMPGDRESAMTARPALEDLAYLNLAHWQSSSDQRNILHFCRVPLLFGKCLTRDEAGDIVVGPNRLIHSDSENADLKSVEHGGAAIEAGRRDLKDLEEAMALYGLQLLMPRTGNITATEKALDSAESDSTLKSWALQFRDALEQALHFTARWLGQEGGGSCEVNTEFRMQDGLDADLLLKAEQQGVISTQVVFEEFKRRGLLADSWEWREIEASFQNRPGLGLAALAGTFLRGDRPDSGASKA, encoded by the coding sequence ATGACGAGCATCGAGCAAAAGCACCCCGTGGCCAATCCGTTGCAGGAGCACGAGGACTATGTCGTCCGTCTGCGTCTGCCCGTGGCCCTCATGGGTGGAACGCAGGCCATGCGCGACGCTGACAGGGCCTTCCTGCCGCAGGAGCCTGCGGAGTCGGCAGCCGCCTACCGTGCGCGGCGGGACCGCACAGTGCTTCACAACGCCTATCGCCGCACTGTGGCCTATCTCACTGGGCAGGTCTTCGCGCGGGACGTGGTGCTTGGCGAAGACGTTCCGGAGGCGGCCGTGGAGTTCGCCGAGAACGTGGACAACGCCGGGAATGCGCTGTCCATCTTCGCCGAGGAAGTTTTCCGGGCCGGTGTGGATCATGGCGTCGCGCACATCCTCGTGGATATGCCTCCTGCGCCTCGCGACGCGCAGGGGCGGACGCGGGAACTCACCCGCGCCGAGGAGCGCGAGCAGCGGCGCAGGCCCTATTGGGTGCTTGTGCGTGGTGAACATGTCATTGGCTGGCGGAGTGAGGTGGAGGGCGGACGGTCGCGGCTGACGCAGGTGCGCATTCGCGAGAGCGTCAGCGAGCCGGATGGCGAATACGGCGTGCGGCGCGTGGAACGCATCCGTCTGCTGGAGCCGGGGCGCTATGAGCTTTGGGAGAAGCGCAAGGGGAAGGGCGGGGACGAGACGTGGGCGCGCATCGAGGAGGGGGTGACCACCCTGGACGAGATTCCGTTGGTCACCTTCATGCCGGGCGACCGCGAGAGCGCCATGACCGCACGGCCCGCCCTTGAGGATCTCGCCTATCTCAACCTCGCGCATTGGCAGTCGTCCAGCGACCAGCGCAACATTCTGCATTTCTGCCGGGTGCCGCTCCTGTTCGGCAAGTGTCTCACCAGAGACGAGGCCGGGGACATCGTGGTTGGCCCCAATCGACTCATCCATTCGGACAGCGAAAACGCCGATCTGAAGAGCGTGGAGCACGGCGGGGCGGCCATTGAGGCCGGGCGGCGCGACCTCAAGGACCTTGAGGAGGCCATGGCGCTCTACGGGTTGCAACTGCTCATGCCGCGCACCGGCAACATCACGGCCACGGAGAAGGCGCTGGATTCGGCCGAGTCGGATTCCACCCTCAAGTCGTGGGCGTTGCAGTTCCGGGACGCGCTGGAGCAGGCCCTGCATTTCACCGCGCGCTGGCTAGGGCAGGAGGGCGGTGGCTCGTGCGAGGTCAACACCGAGTTCCGCATGCAGGACGGGCTGGACGCCGATCTCCTGCTCAAGGCCGAGCAGCAGGGCGTGATTTCGACTCAGGTCGTCTTCGAGGAGTTCAAGCGTCGGGGTCTTCTGGCGGATTCGTGGGAGTGGAGGGAGATTGAGGCGTCGTTTCAGAATCGGCCGGGTCTGGGGCTGGCCGCTTTGGCTGGGACCTTCCTGCGGGGGGATCGTCCAGATTCGGGAGCTTCGAAAGCATGA
- a CDS encoding terminase family protein, whose translation MADVVWTPQPGSQSLFLSCPHFECLYEGTRGPGKTDALIMDFAQHVGLGFGLSWRGILFRETYKQLSDVVVKTKKWFRRIFPGARFNESDMGWRWPGGEELLLRYMNRPDDYWNYHGHEYPWIGWEELTNWAGPDCYDAMKACCRSSDPRVPRKYRATCNPFGKGHNWVKHRFIDPAPPGVPIRDGNGRIRVRLHGSIRENRILLAADPDYLKSLEADTNVNRRRAWLYGDWDIVAGGAVDDVWDRESHVLRPFEIPHSWRIDRSFDWGSSRPFSVGWWAESDGTEVRMADGRMRCLPRGTLVRVAEWYGWNGQPNEGCRMLAVEIAEGIRRREAEHPALKGRRVLPGPADASIFDAENGVCIADDMGKRGVRWERADKRPGSRRNGLEKVRKLLKAGLERPMEHPGLFVFDTCTHFIRTVPVLPRSERDPDDVETEAEDHIYDETRYRATARVTTTTSQELGL comes from the coding sequence ATGGCTGATGTGGTCTGGACCCCGCAGCCGGGCAGCCAGAGCCTCTTCCTCTCGTGTCCGCATTTCGAATGCTTGTACGAGGGCACACGCGGACCGGGGAAGACCGATGCCCTGATCATGGACTTCGCGCAGCACGTGGGCCTTGGCTTCGGCCTGTCGTGGCGCGGCATTCTTTTTCGCGAGACGTACAAGCAGCTCTCGGACGTCGTGGTCAAGACGAAGAAGTGGTTCCGGCGCATCTTCCCCGGCGCGCGCTTCAACGAGTCCGACATGGGCTGGCGGTGGCCGGGCGGGGAGGAGCTGCTCCTGCGGTACATGAATCGGCCCGACGACTACTGGAACTACCACGGGCACGAGTACCCATGGATCGGGTGGGAGGAACTGACCAACTGGGCCGGGCCGGACTGCTACGACGCCATGAAGGCCTGCTGCCGTTCCTCGGACCCGCGCGTTCCCCGCAAGTACCGCGCGACCTGCAACCCCTTCGGTAAGGGGCACAACTGGGTCAAGCACCGTTTCATCGACCCAGCCCCGCCCGGCGTGCCCATCCGTGACGGAAACGGACGCATCCGCGTGCGCCTGCACGGATCCATCCGCGAGAATCGCATCCTCCTCGCCGCAGACCCCGACTACCTGAAGAGCCTTGAGGCGGACACCAACGTCAATCGCCGCAGGGCTTGGCTCTATGGGGATTGGGACATTGTGGCGGGTGGAGCCGTGGACGACGTGTGGGACCGCGAGTCGCATGTGCTGCGGCCCTTCGAGATTCCGCACTCGTGGCGCATCGACCGCTCCTTCGACTGGGGCAGCTCGCGTCCCTTCTCCGTGGGGTGGTGGGCTGAGTCCGACGGCACCGAGGTCCGCATGGCCGATGGCCGGATGCGCTGCCTGCCGCGCGGGACGCTCGTGCGTGTTGCCGAGTGGTACGGCTGGAACGGCCAGCCCAACGAGGGATGCCGCATGCTGGCCGTGGAGATCGCCGAAGGCATCCGTAGGCGCGAGGCCGAGCATCCGGCACTCAAGGGACGCAGGGTGCTGCCCGGTCCGGCGGACGCCTCCATTTTCGATGCCGAGAACGGCGTGTGTATTGCCGACGATATGGGCAAGCGCGGCGTGCGCTGGGAACGGGCCGACAAGCGCCCCGGTAGCCGTCGCAACGGGTTGGAGAAGGTGCGCAAGCTCCTCAAGGCCGGGCTTGAGCGCCCAATGGAGCATCCGGGGCTGTTCGTCTTCGACACGTGTACGCATTTCATCCGCACCGTTCCGGTGCTGCCGCGTTCCGAGCGCGACCCCGACGACGTGGAGACCGAGGCCGAGGATCACATCTACGACGAGACGAGATACCGCGCCACGGCGCGCGTCACGACCACCACCAGTCAGGAGCTTGGACTATGA
- a CDS encoding KAP family P-loop NTPase fold protein encodes MYVINPDRAIQSVKEDAFDRKEIAHRAACEIIRYKENDPLVIAFDGPWGAGKTSMKNMVLEYIRKKPDDGLRIVEFCPWNFSDAESLTKLFFEELAQKFHCKGGGKVRKAMHAMTGRYSLKAAWDEFGVWGAVVATSLVSAGVCEQAAVEGVLSIIAMVLVGSLLLFNMLKFAFLHLLSAFFRSDLSLEERKRGISEALIKSGVDKVLVVIDDVDRLNNEKIRCIIQFVKCQADINNFVFLLLFDRKIVDDALGKSRSGVSYLDKIVQVVYPIPRPQAHCVMNFFVSELEKLFGAHGIEICLRHNDEHYVDVVAPFIKSQRDVKRLINSMVLPLETLVVGGKIEVVPVDFIIIEVLRLFEPEVYLYIYKEKLFLTKTGVCHDVNADKLSDEDIWKERLMEYSSSTNRDAVEKAVSFLFYAKLSKSDQIMKIFNVKENEGKIPLGIQSQINFDTYFYYQLTEGVAPQYVVDSLAKSSHSLESLTYKITEFLSLYPKLVGQLLRTWHQFLEYKVENLFVVLMNMYPQNKTRDRFNRSILEQLLCTIWESFRYEEQVYLLEYAVECANVIDLVPRFIFALQERHGLEEERLIALKKEAWVTLQAQIDSGQYNLADDVYIRHLFLLWPSESSAIRDRFIADQPNEFLLGMARWGWHDTKKMNWPYFEVSDLKILMDKDGWNALAEKDGLDEVLLMELRRALDEWKDCGVLRS; translated from the coding sequence ATGTATGTGATTAACCCAGACCGTGCGATTCAGAGTGTGAAGGAAGATGCGTTCGATAGAAAAGAAATTGCTCATCGCGCGGCCTGCGAGATTATAAGGTATAAAGAAAACGACCCGTTGGTGATTGCGTTTGATGGGCCTTGGGGCGCAGGCAAGACATCAATGAAGAATATGGTTCTGGAATATATAAGGAAAAAACCAGATGATGGTTTAAGGATAGTGGAGTTTTGTCCATGGAATTTTTCGGATGCTGAGTCGCTGACGAAGTTGTTTTTTGAGGAGCTTGCCCAGAAATTTCATTGCAAAGGTGGCGGAAAAGTTAGGAAAGCCATGCATGCGATGACTGGTCGGTATAGTCTGAAAGCAGCTTGGGACGAGTTTGGGGTGTGGGGCGCTGTTGTCGCGACGTCTCTTGTGTCGGCTGGGGTGTGTGAACAGGCCGCAGTTGAAGGGGTGTTGTCTATAATCGCTATGGTGTTAGTTGGATCTTTGTTGTTATTCAATATGCTAAAGTTTGCGTTTTTGCATCTTTTGTCAGCATTTTTTCGATCTGACCTAAGTCTTGAAGAGCGCAAGCGAGGTATCTCCGAAGCCTTAATAAAGTCGGGTGTTGATAAAGTTTTAGTGGTTATTGATGATGTAGATAGGCTTAATAATGAAAAAATACGATGTATAATCCAGTTTGTGAAGTGCCAGGCTGATATTAATAACTTTGTTTTTTTGCTTTTATTCGATAGAAAAATTGTTGACGATGCGCTTGGAAAGAGCCGTAGCGGTGTATCTTATCTCGATAAGATTGTGCAGGTTGTTTATCCCATTCCCCGTCCGCAGGCGCATTGTGTTATGAATTTTTTTGTGAGTGAGCTTGAAAAGCTCTTTGGTGCACATGGTATAGAAATTTGCTTGCGACATAATGATGAACATTATGTTGATGTCGTTGCGCCATTTATAAAATCACAAAGGGATGTTAAGCGGCTAATTAATTCAATGGTATTGCCGCTGGAAACGCTCGTCGTTGGTGGAAAAATCGAGGTTGTTCCTGTCGATTTTATCATAATTGAAGTGTTAAGACTGTTCGAACCCGAAGTGTATTTGTATATATATAAGGAAAAGTTGTTTCTTACGAAGACGGGGGTGTGCCATGATGTAAATGCAGACAAGCTTTCCGATGAAGATATTTGGAAAGAACGCTTAATGGAATATTCGTCAAGTACAAATAGGGATGCGGTTGAAAAAGCAGTGTCGTTTTTATTTTATGCGAAGCTTTCAAAATCTGATCAGATAATGAAGATCTTTAATGTAAAGGAAAATGAAGGTAAGATACCACTGGGCATTCAGTCGCAGATTAATTTTGACACGTACTTTTATTATCAGCTGACAGAAGGTGTGGCGCCACAGTATGTGGTTGACTCGTTGGCTAAGAGTTCTCATTCGCTCGAAAGTCTTACCTATAAAATAACTGAATTTTTATCTCTGTATCCCAAACTTGTTGGACAGCTATTGCGAACTTGGCATCAATTCCTGGAATATAAAGTAGAAAATTTGTTCGTTGTCTTGATGAACATGTATCCGCAAAATAAAACTAGAGACCGGTTTAACAGGTCGATTCTCGAACAACTTTTGTGCACAATATGGGAGAGTTTTAGATATGAAGAGCAGGTATATTTGCTGGAGTATGCAGTTGAATGTGCCAATGTGATTGATTTGGTGCCACGGTTTATTTTTGCTTTGCAGGAAAGACATGGACTAGAAGAAGAGAGGTTGATCGCATTAAAAAAGGAGGCTTGGGTTACTTTGCAAGCCCAAATCGATTCTGGGCAATATAATCTAGCTGATGATGTATACATTCGGCATTTGTTTCTTCTTTGGCCGAGCGAGTCGTCTGCGATTAGAGATAGATTCATAGCTGACCAACCTAACGAATTCTTGCTCGGAATGGCCCGCTGGGGGTGGCATGACACAAAAAAAATGAATTGGCCTTATTTTGAAGTAAGTGATCTGAAAATTTTAATGGATAAAGATGGATGGAACGCTTTAGCAGAGAAGGATGGTCTCGATGAAGTTTTGTTAATGGAATTAAGACGTGCTTTAGATGAGTGGAAAGATTGTGGAGTGTTGCGCAGTTGA
- a CDS encoding glycoside hydrolase family 108 protein: MAAFEKALEFVLRWEGGERFTNDPSDPGGATKYGVSFRFLRELPLRDADLNRDGTVTWQDVAAMDAAQAADIYRRYFWDRLRLDDVLAQSWQLAPVLFDTAVNVGRRRTAVWLQEALNERRSSLRAVLRVDGNIGPNTLSVLGRANREGYGLGILDSLVMRRVSHYTRLAARDWARTFLLGWLNRTIAVREGVR, translated from the coding sequence ATGGCGGCGTTCGAGAAGGCTCTTGAATTCGTGCTGCGGTGGGAAGGCGGCGAGCGATTCACCAACGACCCGAGCGACCCAGGCGGGGCGACGAAATACGGCGTCAGCTTCCGGTTCCTGCGGGAACTGCCCCTGCGCGATGCGGATCTGAATCGCGACGGCACCGTGACGTGGCAGGACGTGGCGGCGATGGACGCTGCGCAGGCGGCGGACATCTACCGGCGCTACTTCTGGGATCGCCTTCGGCTGGACGATGTGTTGGCGCAGTCGTGGCAGTTGGCCCCGGTGCTGTTCGATACCGCGGTGAACGTGGGGCGCAGGCGCACGGCGGTATGGCTCCAGGAGGCGCTAAACGAACGGCGCTCTTCTCTGCGGGCGGTCCTGCGCGTGGATGGCAACATCGGTCCCAACACACTGTCGGTGCTCGGCAGGGCGAACAGGGAGGGCTATGGGCTGGGCATCCTCGATTCCCTAGTCATGCGCCGCGTGAGCCACTACACCCGCCTTGCCGCCCGCGACTGGGCACGAACCTTTCTCCTCGGCTGGCTCAACCGAACCATCGCCGTGCGGGAGGGCGTGCGATGA
- a CDS encoding VRR-NUC domain-containing protein, with the protein MSERWTAQEAQEYFRTGRLPLRRRSPDVSRSAQRVTMPAVAASEHEEQVALFAWARSMESAMPELALLYAIPNGGHRHRGVAVKLKAEGVRAGVPDVHLPVARGAHHGLWIEMKVGRNTLTARQEAIVVRLRAEGHRVEVCHGARQAIAALVDYLGGGQGDA; encoded by the coding sequence ATGAGTGAACGATGGACCGCGCAGGAGGCGCAGGAATACTTCCGCACTGGCAGACTTCCCCTGCGGCGGCGTTCGCCGGACGTTTCGCGGTCCGCTCAGCGGGTGACCATGCCCGCAGTCGCAGCGAGCGAGCACGAGGAACAGGTGGCGCTCTTCGCGTGGGCGCGGAGCATGGAATCCGCCATGCCGGAGTTGGCATTGCTCTACGCCATTCCCAACGGCGGGCATCGGCATCGCGGCGTGGCCGTGAAGCTGAAGGCCGAGGGCGTGCGGGCCGGAGTGCCGGACGTGCATCTGCCCGTCGCACGCGGTGCCCACCATGGCCTGTGGATCGAAATGAAGGTCGGTCGCAACACCCTCACAGCGCGGCAGGAGGCCATCGTGGTGCGGCTGCGGGCGGAGGGGCATCGGGTGGAGGTCTGCCATGGTGCGCGACAGGCCATCGCGGCGCTGGTCGATTACCTCGGTGGAGGGCAGGGCGATGCGTGA
- a CDS encoding single-stranded DNA-binding protein, translating to MPSLNRASIIGRLGRDPELRYTRDGQPVTTLSVATDDSYTNQHGERVERTQWHRVTIFGRQAEPCANHLSKGSLVYVEGSLNTSKWQAQDGSDRYTTEIRAQRVQFLDSPRKREQNAADGGRQACARQGGSHGTPESWGEEDLGPAFPSEASGMDDVPF from the coding sequence ATGCCGAGCCTGAACAGGGCGTCCATCATCGGCCGTCTGGGGCGTGACCCCGAGTTGCGCTACACCCGCGACGGCCAGCCCGTGACCACCCTCAGCGTGGCCACGGACGATTCGTACACCAACCAGCACGGCGAGCGCGTCGAGCGCACGCAGTGGCACCGCGTCACGATCTTCGGGCGGCAGGCCGAACCCTGCGCGAACCACTTGAGCAAGGGCAGCCTCGTCTACGTCGAAGGCAGCCTGAACACCAGCAAGTGGCAGGCGCAGGACGGTTCCGACCGCTACACCACGGAGATTCGCGCGCAGCGGGTGCAGTTCCTCGATTCCCCACGCAAGCGTGAGCAGAACGCTGCCGACGGCGGACGGCAAGCCTGCGCGCGGCAGGGCGGTTCGCATGGTACCCCGGAGAGCTGGGGCGAGGAGGACCTCGGGCCCGCGTTTCCTTCCGAAGCCTCGGGGATGGACGATGTGCCCTTCTAG